In Suttonella indologenes, one genomic interval encodes:
- a CDS encoding ABC transporter permease yields MLKSLLRPLITCAGLLLLWQIIIWFSHTPSYLLPPPERVLTRLWHSRSQLLHHSGITALEILLSLFIGIILGLLTALVLQYSRLLRQWFLPLMLISQAIPVYALGPILMLWFGYGLLPKIIITVIIIYFPIATAAYDGLRHTPPHYLALGKTLNAGAIAALIHIRLPAALPAFASGIRVAAAIAPIGALIGEYVGGSAGLGYLIQYGINRSQTDLAFAALFVITALTLIIYYSIDFILKKFINW; encoded by the coding sequence ATGCTTAAGTCTCTTCTACGCCCCCTCATCACCTGTGCCGGACTGCTGCTGCTCTGGCAAATCATCATCTGGTTCAGCCACACTCCAAGCTACCTCCTGCCGCCGCCGGAACGCGTTTTAACGCGTCTGTGGCACAGCCGCAGCCAACTCCTCCACCACAGCGGCATCACCGCTTTGGAAATCCTGCTCAGCCTCTTTATCGGCATCATCTTGGGACTGCTGACCGCCCTTGTCCTGCAATACAGCCGCCTATTGCGACAATGGTTTTTGCCCCTCATGCTCATCTCCCAAGCCATACCCGTCTATGCCCTCGGGCCTATCCTCATGCTCTGGTTCGGCTACGGACTGCTGCCCAAAATCATCATCACGGTCATCATCATCTACTTCCCCATCGCCACCGCCGCCTATGACGGACTGCGCCACACACCGCCGCACTATCTCGCTCTAGGCAAAACCTTAAACGCCGGCGCAATTGCCGCTCTCATTCATATCCGTCTGCCCGCCGCCCTGCCCGCCTTTGCCAGCGGCATTCGCGTTGCCGCCGCCATCGCCCCCATCGGCGCACTTATCGGCGAATACGTCGGCGGCAGCGCAGGACTGGGCTACCTTATTCAATACGGCATCAACCGCAGCCAAACCGACCTCGCCTTCGCCGCCCTCTTCGTCATCACCGCCCTTACCCTCATCATCTACTACAGCATCGACTTTATTTTGAAAAAATTCATCAACTGGTAA
- a CDS encoding ABC transporter ATP-binding protein, which produces MNAICLNNLSIRYGNRCILHNISHCFAAAQWHLILGRSGMGKSTLLHAIADLLPHNADISGSITTAAGDALQGKIAYMAQHNDLLPWLSLQENVLLGARLQGKAKDYPRAAALLAACGLEEYAAAKPRQLSGGQIQRAALARTLMQDRPYVLMDEPFSALDAITRYELQNLALQLLSGKTVIMISHDPTEALRLANSLHILTPAALQPVALPDSRTPRALDTQGLAQLQEQLIQQLRHA; this is translated from the coding sequence ATGAATGCCATCTGCCTGAACAATCTCAGCATCCGCTACGGCAACCGCTGCATCTTGCACAATATCAGCCACTGCTTTGCCGCCGCCCAATGGCATCTCATTCTCGGACGCAGCGGCATGGGCAAAAGCACTCTGCTGCATGCCATCGCCGATCTACTGCCGCACAATGCCGACATCAGCGGCAGCATTACTACCGCCGCAGGCGATGCCCTGCAAGGCAAAATCGCCTACATGGCGCAGCACAACGATCTCCTGCCTTGGCTATCTCTCCAAGAAAACGTCCTGCTCGGCGCACGACTGCAAGGCAAAGCCAAAGACTATCCGCGTGCCGCCGCCCTACTTGCCGCCTGCGGACTGGAAGAATATGCCGCCGCTAAACCGCGCCAACTCTCGGGCGGACAAATCCAACGTGCCGCCCTCGCCCGCACCCTGATGCAAGACCGCCCCTATGTACTCATGGACGAACCCTTCTCCGCCCTAGACGCCATTACGCGCTACGAACTGCAAAACCTCGCCCTGCAACTGCTCAGCGGCAAAACCGTCATCATGATAAGCCACGACCCTACCGAAGCCCTGCGTCTTGCCAACAGCCTGCACATACTCACGCCCGCCGCCTTACAGCCCGTCGCCCTGCCCGACAGCCGCACGCCACGCGCCCTCGATACGCAAGGCTTGGCACAACTGCAAGAACAACTCATACAACAACTCCGCCATGCTTAA
- the ssb gene encoding single-stranded DNA-binding protein: MASRGVNKVILLGNLGADPECRTFQNGDLVANFSLATSETWQDRNTGEDREKTEWHRCVAYRGLAGVVQKFVRKGSKLYIEGKLQTRKWTDQNGIDRYSTEIIVDNMQMLDSRSGGSAPLDDAYQYHAPQGGGYSRGNASQHNDQGYQGAPYSDDYAQAPRQSASKARNNAVPQSPVAPQNPDAGMSGNFDDDDIPF; this comes from the coding sequence ATGGCTTCAAGAGGCGTTAATAAAGTGATTTTACTTGGCAATTTGGGCGCAGACCCGGAATGCCGTACTTTTCAAAATGGTGATTTGGTTGCCAATTTTTCTTTGGCGACCAGCGAAACATGGCAAGACCGTAACACCGGCGAAGACCGCGAAAAAACCGAGTGGCATCGCTGCGTGGCTTATCGCGGTTTGGCAGGTGTGGTGCAAAAATTCGTGCGCAAAGGCAGTAAATTATACATCGAAGGCAAACTGCAAACCCGCAAATGGACGGATCAAAACGGTATCGACCGCTATTCCACCGAAATCATCGTCGATAATATGCAAATGTTGGATTCGCGCTCCGGCGGTTCGGCACCGCTTGACGATGCCTATCAATACCATGCGCCGCAAGGCGGCGGTTATTCGCGCGGCAACGCTTCTCAGCACAATGATCAGGGCTATCAAGGCGCGCCTTATTCTGATGATTATGCCCAAGCGCCGCGCCAATCCGCGTCCAAAGCCAGAAATAATGCCGTGCCGCAAAGCCCTGTTGCACCGCAAAATCCCGATGCCGGTATGAGCGGCAATTTTGATGACGACGATATTCCTTTCTAA
- a CDS encoding bifunctional nicotinamide-nucleotide adenylyltransferase/Nudix hydroxylase: MTKAFRLGIFIGRFQPFHHGHEQMVRTALAQAEQLLILLGSANTPRSLKNPFSLEEREEMIRATLPAEQSRLHFAPLDDYPYDDHSWMLHVQTQVQGIAQCLNVAQEEIALIGHQKDASSFYLSLFPQWRYIALPNFDGISATPIRQVFFAQDAEAALAADVPLKAPARELLQRFRQSAHFANLHEEYQQIQQEKALWAQIPYPVNLATVDAMIVHRGRILLVERGNPPGKGLLALPGGFLETHETGFEGCLRELREETGLGVNPQAWRHFLRHRGIYDAPGRSARGRIITQVFYFRIPDDIDLPSPLGTDDAAQALWQDVQSLDARCFHDDHFHIIRDILSKTAD; the protein is encoded by the coding sequence ATGACTAAAGCTTTCCGCCTCGGCATTTTTATCGGGCGTTTTCAGCCCTTTCATCACGGGCATGAGCAAATGGTGCGGACGGCTTTGGCGCAGGCCGAGCAACTCTTGATTCTGCTCGGCTCCGCCAATACGCCGCGTAGTTTGAAAAACCCCTTCAGCCTTGAAGAGCGCGAAGAAATGATTCGCGCTACCCTGCCTGCCGAGCAATCGCGCCTGCATTTCGCGCCGTTGGACGATTATCCCTATGACGACCATAGCTGGATGCTGCATGTGCAAACGCAGGTGCAAGGCATTGCGCAGTGCTTGAACGTCGCGCAGGAAGAGATTGCCCTGATTGGACACCAAAAAGACGCCAGTTCTTTTTATCTCTCGCTCTTTCCGCAATGGCGCTACATCGCCTTGCCGAATTTTGACGGCATCAGCGCTACGCCTATCCGCCAAGTCTTTTTTGCGCAAGATGCGGAGGCAGCCTTAGCGGCGGATGTGCCGCTGAAAGCGCCGGCACGCGAATTATTGCAGCGCTTTCGACAAAGCGCGCATTTTGCCAATTTGCATGAGGAATATCAGCAAATTCAGCAGGAAAAAGCTCTGTGGGCGCAAATACCTTATCCCGTGAATTTAGCCACCGTGGATGCCATGATCGTGCATCGCGGTCGGATTTTGCTGGTAGAGCGCGGCAATCCGCCGGGCAAAGGCTTGCTGGCATTGCCGGGCGGTTTTTTAGAAACTCATGAAACGGGTTTTGAGGGCTGTCTGCGCGAATTGCGCGAAGAAACGGGCTTAGGAGTTAATCCTCAAGCATGGCGGCATTTTCTGCGCCATCGCGGTATTTATGATGCGCCGGGACGTAGCGCACGCGGACGCATCATTACGCAAGTCTTTTATTTCCGCATTCCTGACGATATCGATTTGCCGTCGCCGCTTGGTACGGATGATGCGGCGCAAGCCCTGTGGCAGGATGTGCAATCATTAGACGCACGCTGTTTTCATGACGACCATTTCCATATTATCCGCGATATATTGAGTAAAACCGCCGATTAA
- a CDS encoding TonB-dependent receptor plug domain-containing protein, producing MMGFAAMPLFVKAQDSNISSENSILQLRYVQETAPILLSEIVVYGERNKSLTSAQTIDNDDMQIMPVGNGNISDYVKSNVHVRYEKSDSNGVQRGEIMPEWLSINGADANQTAYFVDNVNVNNELTVSDIFDGAMQVLPNISHTQGYFFDADMLSAIEVQDSNISASLGGFMGGALIAKTKRYSGEDRFKFHYRTTASDWAALNAGKYAGDVFARVRPESNGIAALQPEYRKQDMNVIIEKGIRDNMGMVFAASRRHSHIAQNRLIGLMPDTQLVKENHKRQSDNALLNLNWQINDNNRLELSWRYSNYFENKYFADNIDGNAKDYHQAYGATFAWVHEAESGTWTNTLAYDVFTDKRQSNAHKAEIISVLDENTFDPLYNYEKGGYGDSRLKQHNLHFSTEYAFQPFFIGDSEHSVSVGGIYQKTDYDFYRPQAVDAAVKTYLSDGSLLFADALHTPAGRAKTDYQNAALYAEDLISWKNFEFRAGLRAERDDYLKNTNIAPRLVLRYQPNAQSQWTIGANRYYGRSFAALKLTEDILKIHQDASRQYKDGGRLKTPYADEFSLGYEQKISNLNVKLGYIYRQNNDRIIMKKDDKDFNYYTNGRDFSNRIYTVEIENKEPWQIGNTYWKTTLGLDWLDSSRADVGNPNQQVYLDGKLMSRADMVRKVNSSREDWQLHLGLNMYMPDSGIDWSNDVYIKAPIKGYEDIDDPLMGIDRYRSYDYGSHVQWDSALRWQSDIYNHRFYIQGNVLNVLNHVRKTHYPISSRDNAYTAGREFWLKFAYEF from the coding sequence ATGATGGGATTTGCCGCAATGCCGCTGTTTGTGAAAGCGCAAGATTCTAATATTTCTTCAGAAAATTCTATTTTACAGCTGCGTTATGTGCAGGAAACTGCGCCCATTTTATTGTCGGAAATCGTGGTTTACGGCGAACGCAATAAGTCTTTAACTTCCGCACAAACGATTGACAATGACGATATGCAAATTATGCCGGTAGGTAACGGCAATATCAGCGATTATGTAAAAAGCAATGTGCATGTGCGCTATGAGAAAAGCGACAGCAATGGTGTGCAGCGCGGCGAGATTATGCCGGAATGGCTTTCGATTAATGGTGCAGATGCCAATCAAACCGCTTATTTTGTAGATAATGTTAATGTGAACAATGAATTGACGGTAAGCGATATTTTTGACGGAGCGATGCAGGTTTTGCCCAATATCAGCCATACGCAGGGATATTTTTTTGATGCGGATATGCTGTCGGCAATTGAAGTGCAAGACAGCAATATTTCCGCCAGTTTAGGTGGTTTTATGGGTGGCGCCTTAATCGCGAAAACCAAGCGGTATTCCGGAGAAGACAGGTTTAAATTCCATTACCGTACTACGGCTTCGGATTGGGCGGCGCTTAATGCCGGCAAATATGCCGGCGATGTTTTTGCGCGCGTTCGCCCTGAAAGTAATGGAATTGCCGCTTTGCAGCCTGAATATCGCAAACAAGATATGAATGTGATCATTGAAAAAGGCATTAGGGATAATATGGGTATGGTTTTTGCTGCAAGCCGCCGCCATTCCCATATTGCGCAAAACCGTTTGATCGGTCTTATGCCGGATACGCAATTGGTAAAAGAAAACCACAAGCGGCAATCGGATAATGCTTTATTGAATCTTAATTGGCAAATAAATGATAATAATCGCTTGGAATTATCATGGCGTTATTCTAATTATTTCGAGAATAAATATTTTGCCGATAATATCGATGGCAATGCCAAAGATTATCATCAGGCTTACGGCGCTACTTTTGCGTGGGTGCACGAGGCGGAAAGCGGAACATGGACAAATACTTTGGCTTATGATGTTTTTACGGATAAGCGCCAATCTAATGCGCATAAAGCGGAAATCATATCGGTATTAGATGAGAATACTTTTGATCCTTTATACAATTATGAGAAGGGCGGTTATGGCGACAGCCGCTTAAAACAGCATAATCTGCATTTTTCGACGGAATATGCTTTTCAGCCGTTTTTTATAGGCGACAGCGAGCATTCTGTTTCTGTGGGCGGGATTTATCAGAAAACGGATTATGATTTTTATCGCCCGCAGGCGGTCGATGCGGCGGTGAAGACTTATCTTTCCGACGGTTCGCTCTTATTTGCCGATGCTTTGCATACGCCGGCAGGTAGGGCGAAAACCGATTATCAGAATGCGGCGCTTTATGCGGAAGATTTAATTTCTTGGAAGAATTTTGAATTTCGCGCAGGATTGCGTGCGGAGCGCGACGATTATTTGAAAAATACCAATATTGCTCCGCGTTTGGTGCTGCGCTATCAGCCGAATGCGCAAAGTCAATGGACAATCGGCGCGAACCGCTATTACGGTCGCTCTTTTGCAGCCTTAAAGCTGACTGAAGATATTTTAAAGATTCATCAAGATGCTTCTCGTCAATATAAAGACGGCGGTCGTTTGAAAACGCCTTATGCCGATGAGTTTTCTCTGGGATATGAGCAAAAGATTTCTAATTTGAATGTGAAATTAGGCTATATTTATCGTCAGAATAATGATCGGATTATCATGAAAAAAGATGATAAAGATTTTAATTATTATACTAACGGCAGGGATTTCAGCAATCGGATTTATACGGTGGAAATAGAAAATAAAGAGCCGTGGCAGATTGGCAATACTTATTGGAAAACTACATTGGGCTTGGATTGGTTGGATTCAAGTCGCGCCGATGTGGGGAATCCGAATCAGCAGGTTTATTTGGATGGTAAATTGATGAGTCGTGCGGATATGGTGAGAAAAGTCAATAGCAGTCGGGAAGATTGGCAGCTGCATTTGGGTTTGAATATGTATATGCCTGATAGCGGTATTGATTGGTCGAATGATGTATATATTAAAGCGCCGATTAAAGGTTATGAAGATATTGATGATCCTTTAATGGGAATTGACCGTTACCGCAGTTATGATTACGGCAGTCATGTGCAATGGGATAGTGCTTTGCGTTGGCAAAGCGATATATATAATCATCGGTTTTATATACAAGGCAATGTGTTAAATGTATTGAATCATGTACGAAAAACCCATTATCCGATTTCTTCAAGAGATAATGCCTATACTGCAGGTCGGGAGTTTTGGTTGAAATTTGCTTATGAGTTTTAA
- the thiD gene encoding bifunctional hydroxymethylpyrimidine kinase/phosphomethylpyrimidine kinase, whose product MNHSHPIALSIAGSDSGGGAGIQADIKTFSALGVYAASVITAVTAQNTRSVSHIELLSAESIRAQIQAVMQDIKPQAIKIGMLGDAPIIHTVADALAEFAPLPLVLDPVMVAKSGDTLLNQQAISALKSRLIPLASLITPNLPESAVLLGRDSVSSGDEEAAKALLELGCQAVLLKGGHGSGDTLSDLLLDAQDKQTFSSPRLPTKNTHGTGCTFSAAIAAGLAKGLPLADSVAQAHRYLAAAIAQADNLNIGSGHGPVHHFHHYWSCFNTQDDT is encoded by the coding sequence ATGAACCACTCTCATCCAATCGCGCTAAGCATTGCAGGCTCGGACAGCGGCGGCGGCGCAGGCATTCAAGCCGATATCAAAACCTTTTCCGCCTTAGGCGTATATGCCGCCAGCGTGATTACCGCCGTTACCGCCCAAAACACCCGCAGCGTCAGCCATATCGAGCTGCTCTCCGCCGAAAGCATTCGCGCACAAATTCAAGCCGTGATGCAAGACATCAAACCACAGGCGATTAAAATCGGCATGCTCGGTGATGCACCGATAATCCATACCGTTGCCGATGCCTTGGCTGAATTTGCCCCGCTGCCGCTGGTCTTAGACCCTGTGATGGTAGCGAAAAGCGGCGATACCCTGCTCAATCAACAAGCCATCAGCGCCTTAAAAAGCCGTCTGATTCCGCTGGCAAGCCTCATCACGCCCAATCTGCCCGAATCCGCCGTGCTCCTCGGGCGCGACAGCGTATCCTCGGGCGACGAAGAAGCCGCAAAAGCCCTGCTTGAGCTGGGCTGCCAAGCCGTACTGCTTAAAGGCGGACACGGAAGCGGCGACACCTTAAGCGACCTTCTTCTCGACGCACAAGACAAACAAACGTTCAGCAGTCCGCGTCTGCCGACTAAAAACACCCACGGCACCGGCTGTACCTTCTCCGCCGCCATCGCCGCAGGACTGGCAAAAGGACTGCCGCTTGCCGACAGCGTCGCCCAAGCCCACCGCTACCTCGCCGCCGCCATTGCCCAAGCCGACAATCTAAACATCGGCAGCGGACACGGACCTGTGCATCATTTTCATCATTACTGGTCATGTTTCAACACGCAGGACGACACATAA
- a CDS encoding MFS transporter — MDTRNWRRGLGILTGIYVSRMLGMFMIFPVFSLYATELQGSTPFLIGLALGAYGLTQGLLQIPFGHLSDRFGRKGMMLIGLGLFLLGSVIAALADSIAMMIVGRAVQGMGAISSVALAYATDISPPEKRGFVMAVIGGSIGMAFVLALILGPIVSNWVGGVDGLFWVIAALVILAICAAWRLPAIGTAHISGEQYAGKKLWQACFAVGILHATFTGTFTVLPSVLVNDGGLERVQHWWLYLPANLIALSFMRYKADPHPLNFGVSFILMAIGYALLACGFDFWGLVLALTIFFIGFYRLETGLPHWVSQFADADSRGKAMGIFSTVQFLSSFIGAALSGWLLQHSHAYAVFVALLFISALAALVLLWVGKRDTLSR; from the coding sequence ATGGACACGAGAAATTGGCGGCGCGGTTTGGGCATATTGACAGGCATTTACGTCTCAAGAATGCTAGGCATGTTTATGATTTTTCCGGTATTTAGCCTTTATGCCACGGAATTACAGGGCTCGACGCCTTTTCTGATCGGCTTGGCATTGGGTGCTTACGGGCTGACGCAGGGGCTTTTGCAAATTCCTTTCGGACATTTGTCCGACCGCTTCGGCAGAAAAGGTATGATGTTAATCGGTTTGGGTTTGTTTTTGCTGGGCTCAGTCATTGCGGCGTTGGCGGATTCGATTGCGATGATGATTGTCGGGCGCGCCGTTCAAGGTATGGGCGCGATTTCTTCCGTTGCGCTTGCCTATGCCACCGACATTTCGCCGCCTGAAAAACGCGGTTTCGTCATGGCGGTGATCGGCGGTTCTATTGGCATGGCATTCGTGCTGGCCTTAATTCTCGGCCCGATTGTCTCGAATTGGGTCGGCGGCGTTGACGGCTTGTTTTGGGTGATTGCCGCCTTAGTCATTTTGGCAATCTGTGCCGCTTGGCGTCTGCCTGCAATCGGCACGGCGCACATCAGCGGCGAGCAATATGCGGGCAAAAAACTGTGGCAGGCATGTTTTGCGGTGGGGATACTGCACGCGACCTTTACCGGTACCTTTACCGTCCTGCCCTCCGTTTTAGTTAATGACGGCGGCTTGGAGCGGGTGCAACATTGGTGGCTCTATCTGCCGGCAAACCTGATTGCCTTGAGCTTTATGCGCTATAAAGCCGATCCGCATCCGCTGAATTTCGGCGTTTCTTTCATACTCATGGCAATCGGCTATGCCTTGCTGGCATGCGGCTTCGATTTCTGGGGCTTGGTCTTGGCGCTGACGATTTTCTTTATCGGTTTTTATCGTTTGGAAACAGGCTTGCCGCATTGGGTCAGCCAATTTGCTGATGCCGATAGTCGCGGCAAAGCCATGGGGATTTTCTCAACCGTACAATTTCTCAGCAGTTTTATCGGGGCGGCATTGAGCGGCTGGCTTTTGCAGCACAGCCATGCCTATGCGGTATTTGTCGCCTTATTATTCATCTCCGCCCTTGCCGCTTTGGTTTTACTTTGGGTGGGTAAACGCGATACACTATCGCGTTAA
- a CDS encoding metallophosphoesterase family protein, giving the protein MLSWRKHSKGFAVRLFFTSDTHFFHRNIIKYCQRPFASPEEMNRAIISIWNRQVQKGERVYHLGDVSFGGLAETYRVLAELNGEICLLRGNHDDALADDPYLRERFVWIKDYHELNWNGRRIVLCHYPLAQWRDAQRGAWHLYGHTHGSIALPGAALDVGIDAQPEFRLWTQEEIIRRLSRKAALPYPGKPHYPQRRFDQDWQLLSQEDTPSC; this is encoded by the coding sequence ATGTTATCATGGCGCAAACATAGTAAAGGATTTGCCGTGCGCCTGTTTTTCACCTCCGATACGCATTTTTTTCATCGCAATATCATCAAATATTGTCAGCGGCCTTTCGCCTCGCCCGAAGAGATGAACCGCGCCATCATCAGCATTTGGAACCGCCAAGTGCAGAAGGGTGAACGCGTTTATCATTTGGGCGACGTATCTTTCGGCGGCTTGGCGGAAACCTATCGCGTCTTAGCCGAGCTGAACGGCGAGATTTGCCTGCTGCGCGGCAATCACGACGATGCTTTGGCCGATGACCCTTATCTGCGCGAACGCTTTGTGTGGATTAAGGATTATCATGAACTGAATTGGAACGGCCGCCGCATTGTGCTGTGCCATTATCCTTTGGCGCAGTGGCGCGATGCGCAGCGCGGCGCTTGGCATTTGTACGGACATACCCACGGCAGCATTGCTTTACCGGGCGCGGCACTGGACGTGGGGATTGACGCGCAGCCGGAATTCCGCCTGTGGACGCAGGAAGAAATTATCCGACGTTTAAGCCGCAAAGCCGCCTTGCCTTATCCGGGCAAACCACATTATCCGCAGCGTCGCTTTGATCAAGACTGGCAATTGCTCAGTCAGGAAGACACGCCATCATGTTAA
- a CDS encoding ABC transporter substrate-binding protein — MKKLLLAAALSAALPAQAADRLKLMLDWFINPDHAAIIVAQQQGYFTAQDLELEIIEPSDPSIAPRMVAAGKIDLAVDYQPQLYLHAQEGLPLMRVSTLISTPLNTIIVKDDSDIRSIADLKGKKIGYSVAGVDEAMLAPVLATAKLSLKDVELVNVNFSLSPSVMSGQVDAVIGGYRNFELYEMQSHGHKGRAFYLEEHGIPSYDELIIIAHKDHARADSIRRFNQALEQAAQYILNHPQEAWQSYISYKSELDDDTNRAAWQETLPRLALRPAALDNNRYRRYGEFMQSIGLIEKAPAVENIALEP; from the coding sequence ATGAAAAAACTGCTCTTAGCCGCCGCTCTTAGCGCCGCCCTGCCCGCTCAAGCCGCCGACCGCCTCAAACTCATGCTTGATTGGTTCATCAACCCCGACCATGCCGCCATCATCGTCGCTCAACAACAAGGCTACTTCACCGCCCAAGACCTCGAACTGGAAATCATCGAACCCTCCGACCCCTCCATTGCGCCGCGCATGGTCGCCGCCGGCAAAATCGATCTGGCGGTGGACTACCAACCGCAACTCTACCTCCACGCCCAAGAAGGACTGCCGCTCATGCGCGTCAGCACCCTCATCTCCACCCCGCTGAACACCATCATCGTCAAAGACGACAGCGACATTCGCAGCATTGCCGACCTCAAAGGCAAGAAAATCGGCTACTCCGTCGCCGGCGTTGACGAAGCCATGCTCGCCCCCGTACTTGCCACCGCCAAGCTCAGCCTAAAAGACGTAGAACTGGTGAACGTAAACTTCTCGCTCTCACCCTCTGTCATGAGCGGACAAGTCGATGCCGTCATCGGCGGCTACCGCAACTTCGAACTTTACGAAATGCAAAGCCACGGACATAAAGGACGCGCCTTCTACCTTGAAGAACACGGCATACCGAGCTATGACGAACTCATCATCATCGCCCATAAAGACCATGCCCGCGCCGACAGCATCCGCCGCTTCAACCAAGCACTGGAGCAAGCCGCGCAATACATCCTCAACCACCCCCAAGAGGCATGGCAAAGCTACATCAGTTATAAAAGCGAACTCGACGACGACACCAACCGTGCCGCATGGCAGGAAACCCTGCCGCGCCTAGCCCTGCGCCCCGCCGCTCTTGATAACAACCGCTACCGCCGCTACGGAGAATTTATGCAATCCATCGGTTTGATTGAAAAAGCCCCTGCGGTGGAAAACATCGCCCTTGAGCCCTAA